The Corynebacterium qintianiae genome has a window encoding:
- a CDS encoding GntR family transcriptional regulator produces the protein MARKPTYVVIAEELRRRIEARELKSGDRLPPERELVEEFGVARMTVRHALDLLQAEGMIDRRRGRAGGTFARALPPVVNLCGERGLLAQLEDHGVAVRSEEIYAGERIPPRIAAVAFGLGEESAVAAREYLHYADGAPAFFETVFVRPAREDCVAGSSLRCESMEGEHGCEDIITPSVASDAERGHLQLSVSTPLQRVARQVLVGQDTVAFATIVLRPDAALLRVAS, from the coding sequence ATGGCACGCAAGCCGACCTACGTCGTGATCGCGGAGGAACTCCGTCGACGAATTGAGGCGAGAGAGCTGAAATCCGGCGACAGGCTGCCTCCGGAGCGGGAGCTCGTTGAGGAGTTCGGTGTCGCGCGTATGACCGTCCGCCACGCCCTCGACCTACTCCAGGCCGAGGGGATGATCGACCGTCGCCGCGGACGCGCCGGGGGAACATTCGCCCGCGCCCTCCCGCCCGTGGTCAATCTCTGTGGCGAGCGTGGGTTGCTCGCCCAGCTGGAGGACCACGGTGTCGCTGTGCGCTCCGAGGAGATCTACGCCGGGGAGCGGATCCCCCCGCGCATCGCCGCCGTGGCGTTCGGATTGGGAGAGGAAAGCGCCGTGGCCGCGCGCGAGTACTTGCACTACGCCGACGGTGCCCCGGCATTCTTTGAAACCGTCTTCGTCCGCCCTGCGCGGGAGGACTGCGTGGCCGGTAGCAGCCTGCGGTGCGAATCGATGGAGGGTGAGCACGGCTGCGAAGACATCATTACCCCGTCCGTCGCCTCTGACGCGGAGCGCGGGCACCTGCAGCTGTCCGTCAGCACCCCACTGCAGCGCGTTGCCCGGCAGGTGCTGGTTGGGCAGGATACGGTGGCGTTCGCCACCATTGTGCTGCGCCCTGACGCCGCCCTGCTGCGCGTCGCCTCCTAG
- a CDS encoding cystathionine gamma-synthase: protein MPSGFSTAAIHAGYEPDSLYGPINTPIYASTTFAQDDLAVTRNGYEYTRVGNPTITALEDTVAALEGSDFAVAFSSGMAAIDSVLRVLLKPGDHIIIGNDAYGGTYRLIQQVFTLWGVSNSVVDITDVAAVEAAVQDNTKAIWVETPTNPLLAIADIRAIADIKGEARLVVDNTFASPYLQKPLELGADLVVHSTTKYIGGHSDVIGGVVCARGQELEEQLRFFFGWVGAIPSPFDAFLTARGLKTLGVRMDRHCDNAEAVARFLEGHETVARVCYPGLESHPNHEVAAKQMTRFGGMVSVIFRTEEQATTFCRTTKLFCLAESLGGVESLIEHPATMTHLAVEGSALAVPRELVRISVGIEDEVDLIADLEHALAQL from the coding sequence GTGCCCTCCGGTTTCTCCACCGCTGCCATCCACGCAGGCTACGAGCCCGACAGCCTGTACGGGCCCATCAACACTCCGATCTACGCTTCCACGACGTTCGCTCAGGACGACCTTGCGGTCACACGCAACGGTTACGAGTACACGCGCGTGGGCAACCCGACGATCACCGCGCTCGAGGACACCGTCGCGGCTCTCGAAGGCTCCGACTTCGCCGTGGCGTTCTCGTCCGGCATGGCCGCGATCGATAGCGTGCTGCGCGTCCTGCTCAAGCCCGGCGACCACATCATCATCGGCAACGACGCATACGGCGGCACGTACCGCCTGATCCAGCAGGTGTTCACCTTGTGGGGTGTGTCCAACTCGGTGGTGGACATCACCGATGTCGCGGCAGTTGAGGCCGCGGTTCAGGACAACACCAAGGCGATTTGGGTGGAGACCCCGACTAACCCGCTGCTGGCCATCGCCGACATCCGCGCCATCGCCGACATCAAGGGCGAAGCTCGCCTCGTGGTGGATAACACCTTCGCCTCACCGTATCTGCAGAAGCCCCTCGAGCTGGGCGCCGACCTAGTCGTGCATTCCACCACGAAGTACATCGGCGGGCACTCGGACGTCATCGGGGGCGTGGTGTGCGCCCGAGGCCAGGAACTGGAGGAGCAGCTGCGGTTCTTCTTCGGGTGGGTCGGTGCGATCCCGTCTCCCTTCGACGCCTTCCTCACCGCCCGGGGTTTGAAGACGCTGGGTGTGCGCATGGACCGTCACTGCGACAACGCCGAGGCAGTGGCGCGGTTCCTCGAGGGCCACGAGACGGTTGCGCGCGTGTGCTACCCGGGGCTCGAATCGCACCCCAACCACGAGGTTGCCGCGAAGCAGATGACGCGTTTCGGGGGTATGGTCTCGGTCATTTTCCGCACCGAGGAGCAGGCGACGACGTTCTGCCGGACGACGAAGCTGTTCTGTCTCGCCGAGTCACTCGGCGGCGTCGAGAGCCTCATCGAGCACCCCGCCACCATGACCCACCTCGCCGTGGAGGGATCTGCGCTGGCAGTGCCGCGCGAACTCGTGCGCATCTCGGTGGGCATCGAGGACGAGGTGGACCTCATCGCCGACCTGGAGCATGCGCTCGCGCAGTTGTAA
- a CDS encoding mechanosensitive ion channel family protein produces the protein MSWLHSASVDLAATATVNEAVDSVNTWWQDPATQENLLERPLKIALILIVAFAVHFVLSRVIKRAANRSIHKPGGTLGLRRTAVREDTPQARAQEGRRQARIRTLSNVGRSAAAIVIWVWAALAILSEMDVNVAPLIASAGVAGVALGFGAQSLVKDFISGIFMLLENQYGVGDSVSVNGVQGTVEDMTLRVTTLRDIDGVLWYIRNGDINQVGNQSDTYSVARLEIPVSLAADPKRAAKVILTAARASANDQAIRPSVISEPELLGVSTFATDHMTYRVTLRTMPGDQWSVARSMYEDILEALHEAGVTLPGTQPVVIKYHPDNHGAGTSRKELPEHGDHATGTGKR, from the coding sequence ATGAGTTGGTTACATTCTGCTTCTGTCGATCTCGCCGCTACCGCCACAGTGAACGAGGCCGTCGATTCCGTCAACACGTGGTGGCAGGACCCCGCGACCCAGGAGAATCTGCTTGAGCGCCCTCTGAAGATTGCCCTCATCCTCATTGTCGCGTTCGCTGTCCACTTCGTCCTCTCCCGTGTGATCAAACGCGCCGCGAACCGCAGCATCCACAAACCCGGTGGAACGCTGGGTTTGCGTCGGACCGCGGTCCGAGAGGACACCCCTCAGGCCCGCGCGCAGGAGGGGCGTCGTCAAGCACGCATCCGTACCCTCTCCAACGTCGGGCGGTCGGCAGCCGCGATCGTCATCTGGGTGTGGGCCGCCCTGGCCATCCTCAGCGAGATGGACGTCAACGTCGCGCCGCTCATCGCCTCCGCCGGTGTCGCCGGTGTCGCCCTCGGTTTCGGCGCGCAGTCGCTGGTCAAGGACTTCATCTCCGGCATTTTCATGCTCCTGGAGAACCAGTACGGCGTGGGCGACTCGGTGAGCGTGAATGGCGTCCAGGGCACAGTGGAGGACATGACCCTGCGGGTGACCACGCTGCGCGACATCGACGGGGTGCTCTGGTACATCCGCAACGGCGACATCAACCAGGTGGGCAACCAGTCCGACACCTATTCCGTGGCCCGGCTGGAGATCCCGGTGTCCCTCGCCGCGGACCCGAAGCGGGCCGCCAAGGTCATCCTCACCGCGGCCCGGGCATCCGCCAACGACCAAGCGATCCGGCCCAGCGTCATCTCCGAGCCCGAACTACTCGGTGTGAGCACCTTCGCCACGGACCATATGACGTACCGGGTCACCCTCAGGACCATGCCGGGTGACCAATGGAGCGTGGCGCGGTCCATGTACGAGGACATTTTGGAAGCCTTGCACGAGGCCGGGGTCACACTTCCAGGAACCCAGCCCGTGGTAATCAAGTACCATCCGGACAATCACGGCGCAGGCACGAGTCGGAAGGAGCTGCCCGAACATGGAGATCACGCGACCGGGACAGGAAAGCGATAA
- a CDS encoding globin — MEITRPGQESDKTLYDELGEDFFARLVSGFYAGVKEDDLIGPMYPEGDWEGAEDRLRWFLVQYWGGPHTFNAERGRPMLRKRHFPFSIGEAEAERWLALMETSLDQFGPDELSEQHRDMLWNHMQRVAYMMINR, encoded by the coding sequence ATGGAGATCACGCGACCGGGACAGGAAAGCGATAAGACCCTCTACGATGAGCTCGGGGAGGACTTCTTCGCGCGCCTCGTCAGTGGCTTCTACGCAGGTGTCAAGGAAGACGATCTGATCGGCCCGATGTACCCGGAGGGCGACTGGGAAGGCGCCGAGGACCGGCTGCGCTGGTTCCTCGTCCAGTACTGGGGCGGGCCCCACACATTCAACGCGGAGCGCGGCCGACCCATGCTGCGCAAGCGCCACTTCCCCTTCTCCATCGGTGAGGCGGAGGCGGAACGCTGGCTGGCGCTCATGGAGACCTCCCTGGACCAGTTCGGACCCGATGAGCTCAGCGAACAGCACCGCGACATGCTGTGGAATCACATGCAGCGAGTCGCCTACATGATGATCAACCGCTAG
- a CDS encoding alanine racemase — MPTASTMPAPHLIELLPRLLASGETVAPCAVVDVSAFDHNAARMRERSVGLPIRVASKSIRSVAALRRALEHDGYRGILSYSVPEAICLAREGFNDIVVAYPSVNTLALRELAADAHLRREITVMVDCTAHLDLIEAAAAGAGPVRVCIDIDCTLRLPGLVIGPRRSPVRTPEQTRALAEEILRRPQLRLVGLMGYEGQVASVADAEMGAAGAIKRLLRGTSMAQLVPRRADCVAAVREIADLEFVNGGGTGSLDVSARDDSLTELAAGSGFYTPVIFDHFDDIDHVPATFFVCQVARIPGQRWATVNSGGWIASGPPAPDRAPVPEYPAGLKYSATEGAGEVQTPLHGSGAKDLSIGDPVWFRHAKAGEMTEHVDRIVAVNSNSSYEEWDTYRGKGWTLR; from the coding sequence ATGCCAACCGCATCAACCATGCCAGCGCCCCATCTCATCGAGCTTCTGCCCCGCCTGCTCGCCTCCGGTGAGACAGTCGCCCCCTGCGCCGTCGTGGACGTCAGCGCCTTCGACCACAACGCCGCTCGGATGCGCGAGCGGTCCGTCGGCCTGCCGATTCGCGTCGCCTCTAAGTCGATCCGCAGTGTTGCGGCGTTGCGCCGCGCGTTAGAGCACGACGGCTACCGGGGGATCCTTTCCTACAGTGTTCCGGAGGCCATCTGTCTCGCCCGCGAGGGATTTAACGACATCGTTGTCGCTTACCCGTCCGTAAACACGCTAGCGCTTAGGGAACTCGCCGCAGATGCGCACCTGCGCCGCGAGATCACCGTCATGGTGGACTGCACCGCTCACCTCGACCTCATCGAGGCAGCCGCCGCCGGGGCCGGTCCCGTGCGCGTCTGCATCGACATAGACTGCACCCTGCGCCTGCCCGGGCTGGTCATCGGACCGCGCCGCTCGCCCGTGCGCACGCCGGAGCAGACACGCGCCCTTGCCGAGGAAATCCTGCGCCGCCCGCAACTGCGCCTTGTCGGGCTGATGGGGTACGAGGGACAGGTCGCCTCCGTCGCTGACGCCGAGATGGGCGCCGCGGGCGCGATCAAACGCCTGCTTCGCGGCACTTCCATGGCGCAGCTCGTACCGCGCCGCGCCGACTGCGTGGCCGCAGTGCGCGAGATCGCCGACCTGGAGTTCGTCAACGGCGGCGGCACTGGCTCGCTCGACGTGAGCGCCCGCGATGATTCCCTGACCGAGCTCGCCGCCGGCTCCGGTTTCTACACCCCGGTCATCTTCGACCACTTCGACGACATCGACCACGTCCCGGCCACATTCTTTGTCTGCCAGGTGGCCAGGATCCCCGGGCAGCGGTGGGCGACGGTGAATTCCGGCGGTTGGATCGCCTCGGGCCCGCCAGCACCTGACCGCGCACCTGTGCCCGAATACCCGGCAGGCCTGAAGTACTCGGCCACCGAGGGCGCCGGGGAGGTGCAAACCCCGCTGCACGGCAGCGGCGCAAAGGACTTGAGCATCGGCGATCCGGTGTGGTTCCGCCACGCCAAGGCCGGCGAAATGACCGAACACGTCGACCGCATTGTCGCGGTCAACTCCAACAGCTCCTACGAAGAGTGGGACACCTACCGAGGAAAAGGATGGACCCTACGATGA
- a CDS encoding D-arabinono-1,4-lactone oxidase: MSRTLKTGKFRNWSGSVTTSPDAVHYPTTIDDVSEIVRSLPAGRTLRPVGSGHSFTPVAAGNHAMISLDNISGVVNVDRQRKRVRFLAGTRLHLIPQLLAPFGLALANQGDIDVQSVAGAISTSTHGTGINWTGFAGTVTGMTLVDASGDARTYSIDDDPELLRLVTVSLGSLGVIVEVEMQCVDSFDLLAVEGAEKFDDVLDTWEERTRAVDHFEAFWFPHTDRAMVKSNTRLAPTAPAPGGEPKARTWLTRTIEEEVIGNGVFAASIAFTRRMPTAIPLLNTLSAGAMGASSYRSRAHEVFASPRRVRFHEMEFAVPLGDGPSVVRELRSEIDRRGWLIPFPFELRSTAADDVALSTATGRESMYIAIHVPRATNPSDYFPYLESILRAAGGRPHWGKMHTMRREDFSAIYPRFDEFCALREEMDPTWKFGSDHLRKVFG, encoded by the coding sequence ATGAGCCGCACTTTAAAGACTGGAAAGTTCCGGAACTGGTCCGGATCGGTTACCACGTCACCCGATGCCGTCCACTACCCCACGACCATCGACGACGTCTCCGAAATTGTGCGTTCCCTGCCGGCCGGACGCACCCTGCGCCCCGTCGGTAGCGGACATTCATTCACCCCGGTCGCCGCGGGTAACCACGCCATGATCAGCCTCGACAACATCTCGGGCGTGGTCAACGTCGACCGTCAACGCAAGCGCGTCCGCTTCCTGGCAGGCACCCGCCTGCACCTGATCCCCCAGCTTCTCGCTCCCTTCGGCCTCGCGCTGGCAAACCAGGGCGACATCGATGTCCAGTCCGTCGCGGGCGCCATTTCCACGTCGACGCACGGCACGGGCATCAACTGGACGGGCTTCGCGGGCACAGTGACGGGCATGACGCTTGTCGACGCCTCGGGCGACGCCCGCACCTATTCCATCGACGACGATCCCGAGTTGCTGCGCCTGGTCACCGTGTCGTTGGGTTCGCTCGGCGTGATCGTCGAGGTGGAGATGCAGTGCGTCGACTCGTTCGACCTTCTGGCCGTCGAGGGCGCGGAGAAATTCGACGACGTCCTGGACACGTGGGAGGAACGCACCCGCGCCGTCGACCACTTCGAGGCGTTCTGGTTCCCCCACACCGACCGCGCGATGGTCAAGAGCAACACGCGCCTCGCCCCGACCGCTCCCGCGCCCGGCGGGGAGCCGAAGGCGCGGACCTGGCTGACGCGCACCATAGAGGAGGAGGTCATCGGCAACGGCGTCTTCGCCGCCTCCATCGCGTTCACCCGCCGAATGCCTACAGCAATTCCCCTGCTCAACACCTTGTCCGCTGGGGCGATGGGGGCAAGCTCCTACCGCTCCCGCGCCCACGAGGTGTTCGCATCCCCGCGCCGCGTCCGCTTCCATGAGATGGAGTTCGCGGTTCCGCTTGGCGACGGCCCCTCAGTGGTGCGAGAGCTCCGCAGCGAGATCGACAGACGCGGCTGGCTCATCCCTTTCCCCTTCGAGCTGCGCTCCACCGCGGCCGACGACGTCGCTCTGTCCACCGCCACGGGCCGCGAGTCCATGTACATCGCCATCCACGTACCGAGGGCGACGAACCCTTCTGACTACTTCCCGTACCTGGAGTCCATCCTCCGCGCCGCTGGCGGACGGCCGCACTGGGGCAAGATGCACACCATGCGCCGCGAGGACTTTTCCGCGATCTACCCGCGTTTCGACGAGTTCTGCGCCCTGCGCGAGGAGATGGACCCGACCTGGAAGTTCGGCTCGGATCACCTCCGGAAGGTTTTCGGCTAG
- a CDS encoding acyl-CoA thioesterase, whose product MAETATHKTHEITLPVRWDDFDRYGHVNNVVYVEYAQEARIAFSNEFFGAAGSLPVFVRHIEADYNRPIMPDTTDVRVRTEVIKVGNTSFTTRQDIIDRHGSVCCTVTSVLVVVDTKTSTPRAITQQELGILTSGGTGEGE is encoded by the coding sequence ATGGCAGAGACCGCAACGCACAAGACACACGAGATCACCTTGCCGGTGCGATGGGACGACTTCGACCGCTACGGGCACGTGAACAACGTCGTCTACGTTGAGTACGCCCAGGAGGCGCGCATTGCCTTCTCCAACGAGTTCTTCGGCGCCGCGGGCTCACTGCCGGTGTTCGTCCGCCACATTGAGGCCGATTACAACCGCCCGATCATGCCGGACACAACCGACGTCCGGGTGCGCACCGAAGTGATTAAGGTGGGCAACACCTCGTTCACGACCCGCCAGGACATTATTGACCGGCACGGCAGCGTGTGCTGCACCGTCACCAGCGTCCTCGTCGTGGTGGATACAAAAACCAGTACCCCGCGCGCGATCACTCAGCAGGAGCTGGGGATTCTCACCAGCGGTGGAACCGGGGAAGGAGAGTGA
- the ettA gene encoding energy-dependent translational throttle protein EttA translates to MAEFIYTMKNVRRAIGDKVILDNVTMAFYPGAKIGVVGPNGAGKSSLLKIMAGMDQPNNGEAFLDPGASVGILLQEPPLNEEKTVRENVEEGLGDIFEKKQRFEQIAEEMATNYSDELMEEMGKLQEALDAADAWEVDSKIEQAMEALRCPPSDAPVSHLSGGERRRVALAKLLLSEPDLLLLDEPTNHLDAESVLWLERHLQDYKGAVLAITHDRYFLDNVAEWICEVDRGKLYPYEGNYSTYLEKKAERLEVSGKKDQKLQKRLKNELDWVRSSPKARQAKNKARLERYEEMAAEAEQYRKLDFEEIQIPTPPRLGNKVVEVKNLVKGFDGRVLINDLSFTLPRNGIVGVIGPNGVGKTTLFKTIVGLEQPDAGAVDVGETVQLSYVDQNRANIDPEKTVWEVVSDGLDYIHVGQNEMPSRAYLSAFGFKGPDQQKPSKVLSGGERNRLNLALTLKQGGNLILLDEPTNDLDVETLGSLENALQKFPGCAVVISHDRWFLDRTCTHILAWEGNVEEGKWFWFEGNFGDYEKNKIERLGEDAAKPSRVTHRRLTR, encoded by the coding sequence GTGGCTGAGTTCATCTACACGATGAAGAACGTTCGCAGGGCCATCGGTGACAAGGTCATTCTTGACAATGTCACCATGGCCTTTTACCCCGGCGCCAAGATCGGTGTCGTCGGACCCAACGGCGCCGGCAAGTCGTCGCTGCTCAAGATCATGGCTGGCATGGACCAGCCGAACAACGGCGAGGCATTCCTCGATCCGGGCGCTTCCGTGGGCATCCTGCTCCAGGAGCCGCCGCTGAACGAGGAGAAGACGGTTCGCGAGAATGTCGAGGAGGGTCTCGGCGACATCTTCGAGAAGAAGCAGCGCTTCGAGCAGATCGCTGAGGAGATGGCCACCAACTACTCCGACGAACTAATGGAGGAGATGGGCAAGCTGCAGGAGGCCCTCGACGCGGCCGACGCGTGGGAGGTCGACTCGAAGATCGAGCAGGCCATGGAAGCGCTGCGCTGCCCGCCGTCTGACGCCCCCGTGTCCCACCTCTCCGGAGGTGAGCGCCGCCGCGTCGCGCTGGCGAAGCTCCTCCTGTCCGAGCCGGATCTCCTGCTTCTCGACGAGCCCACCAACCACCTCGACGCCGAGAGCGTGCTGTGGTTGGAGCGCCACCTGCAGGATTACAAGGGTGCCGTCCTGGCGATTACCCACGACCGCTACTTCTTGGACAACGTGGCGGAGTGGATCTGCGAGGTCGACCGCGGAAAGCTCTACCCGTACGAGGGCAACTACTCCACCTACCTGGAGAAGAAGGCGGAGCGCCTCGAAGTCAGCGGCAAGAAGGACCAGAAGCTGCAGAAGCGCCTGAAGAACGAGCTCGACTGGGTGCGTTCCTCACCGAAAGCCCGGCAGGCGAAGAACAAGGCCCGCCTCGAGCGCTACGAGGAGATGGCTGCCGAGGCTGAGCAGTACCGCAAGCTCGATTTCGAGGAGATCCAGATCCCGACGCCGCCGCGCCTGGGCAACAAGGTCGTCGAGGTGAAGAACCTGGTCAAGGGCTTCGACGGGCGTGTCCTCATCAACGACCTGTCCTTCACGCTGCCGCGCAACGGCATTGTCGGTGTCATCGGCCCGAACGGCGTGGGCAAGACCACCCTGTTCAAGACCATCGTCGGTCTGGAACAGCCGGACGCTGGCGCCGTCGACGTGGGTGAGACCGTTCAGCTGTCCTACGTGGACCAGAACCGCGCCAACATCGACCCGGAGAAGACGGTGTGGGAGGTTGTCTCCGACGGCCTCGACTACATCCACGTCGGCCAGAACGAGATGCCGTCGCGCGCCTACCTGTCCGCGTTCGGCTTCAAAGGCCCTGACCAGCAGAAGCCGTCCAAGGTGCTTTCGGGTGGCGAGCGCAACCGCCTTAACTTGGCTCTGACACTGAAGCAGGGTGGAAACCTGATCCTGCTCGATGAGCCGACCAACGACCTGGATGTGGAGACACTCGGTTCGCTGGAGAACGCTCTGCAGAAATTCCCCGGCTGCGCCGTGGTCATCTCGCACGACCGCTGGTTCCTTGACCGCACCTGCACCCACATCCTGGCCTGGGAGGGCAACGTGGAAGAAGGGAAGTGGTTCTGGTTCGAGGGCAACTTCGGCGACTACGAAAAGAACAAGATTGAGCGACTGGGCGAGGACGCCGCGAAACCGTCGCGCGTGACCCACCGTCGACTCACCCGTTAG
- a CDS encoding single-stranded DNA-binding protein produces the protein MSHMNITVTGNLIHDPEMLHFDSDKYLTKFRLASSRNYRTGEAGENGKPVWQETDLLFLDVEVWGQLAINAKASLFKGAPVVVIGSLVTDSWADQSQLDAEGRPATRQKIVLKAAKISFELSNYQVSSQRTSNQSNTPNGMEPVALKTGADLAPETTLRRTSAEDMAPQAPSEKSGSEPGFAEAGAQAGEAPF, from the coding sequence ATGAGCCACATGAATATCACCGTCACCGGCAACCTGATCCACGATCCGGAAATGCTCCACTTCGATTCCGATAAATACTTGACCAAATTCCGCCTCGCGTCGTCCCGCAACTACCGCACCGGGGAGGCAGGTGAGAACGGGAAGCCAGTTTGGCAGGAAACGGACCTGCTCTTCCTCGACGTCGAGGTGTGGGGGCAGCTGGCGATCAACGCCAAAGCGTCTTTGTTTAAGGGGGCGCCAGTGGTAGTCATCGGTTCACTTGTCACCGATTCCTGGGCGGACCAGTCGCAGCTGGACGCGGAGGGTAGGCCAGCCACGCGCCAGAAGATCGTTCTGAAGGCCGCCAAGATCTCGTTCGAGCTGAGCAACTACCAGGTGTCCTCGCAGCGGACCTCCAACCAGTCGAACACGCCGAACGGGATGGAGCCGGTAGCCCTCAAGACCGGCGCCGACCTCGCCCCCGAAACGACTCTGAGGCGGACGAGCGCCGAGGACATGGCCCCGCAGGCGCCGTCCGAAAAATCCGGGAGCGAACCCGGTTTCGCCGAGGCCGGTGCGCAGGCGGGGGAAGCTCCCTTCTAG